The genomic region ATAGTTTATTTTAGCTGTGTAAATAGTATTGCCTATATTTCTAAAAAGTAACCCGATTAGTACAACAAAATAACTTGCAGCTAATAAGATTGTCCCGATATCAAAATAGGCATCATGACTTAGCAAACTAGGTAATGAAAATGCAATTATGTATGCTCCCATTCCCAATAATAAAAAACGCATCATCCCCAAAAAATTACGTGGTATCTCCACCATCAATTCGTCAGCAATCGTTTTGACATTTTTTCCAAAATAAGTTTCAGCACTAATGTGATCTTGTTGCGCGTCCAAAATATCTTCAAGAATTACTAATAATTGTTTTTCAACTATTTCTTCGTTTCGTGTAATTGATTGACATCGCATGTATAGTAATAAATCATTATAAAACTGTCTATTTTCAGTATTTAACGCTAACCTTAGTTGGTTATTCTTTTGAATTAACGCCTTAATCTTTGTCATATTTGCGACTCCTCTTCGATTAATTTAAGAACCGTAGTTTGTAACTGGCCCCACTCATTAATAAATTCCTTTTTAGCAATCTGCCCTTCTGCCGTAATAAAATAGTATTTTCTATCTGGCCCTTCATCCGACTTTTTAATTTTGCTGACTAGCAACCCCCGTTTTTCGATGGTCGTAAGTAATGGATAAATAGTCCCTTTAGGTACGTTTTCAAGGCCATAATGATTCATTTTTTTGCTTAAACCGTAGCCATATTCTGGTCCTTTATCAAGAATCATTAGCATGATTCCTTGTAAAATTCCTTTCAGCATTTGACTTGATATTGTTTGTACCATATTAACCTCCTAACTAGTTTGTTTAACATATTAGTAGTGTAATTCAAATCAACTAGTTTGTAAAGCATAATAGTCATTATGTAAAAGGCGCTACTATCTTGATAAGCATAGTAGCGCCTCTTTAAACAATTTAAATCGTGACACAAAAAATGACAACAGCCCAGCGGAAACGCACGAAACCACTCCGGTTGTTGTCATCTATTGGCCGCTGCTTAGATTAATTCCGCCACAAGCGGCCAATTAATTATTTTCCAGAAATTCTCGATATAGTCAATGCGATTATTCTGGTATTTCAAGTAATATGCATGTTCCCAAACATCGAGACCGATCAATGGGCGATTACCACTCATGATTGGTGAATCTTGGTTAGGGGTGGTCATGATTTGCAATTCACCGTCGTGATCAACGACTAACCATGCCCAACCGGAACCAAAAACACCTAGTGCGGCATTATTGAATTCAGCTTGAAAATCTTTAAAGGTGCCAAAACGTGCTTCAATTTTTTCTAATAATTCACCTGTTGGCATCAGTGGGGCATTTTCAGTCAAAATTCGCCAGAAAAAGCTATGATTAGCGTGACCCCCTGCGTTATTGCGAATCGGTGTCTGTAATGACTCAGGAAGATCATTAATGTGTGTTAGCAAGTCGTGTAAGGATTTGCTAGCTAAGTCGGGGTGTTTTGCCAAGGCTGCGTTTAACTTCGTCACATAAGTCTTATGATGCTTATCATGATGAAGATGCATTGTTTCGGAGTCGATATAGGGATCTAAAGCAACATACTCATACGGTAATGCTGGTAATTTAAAAGTCATGGGCATCCCTCCTCTTTCTAACTCTATCATACAAGTAACCGGTCTCAAAAAGCCAATGATATGCTTTTTTTAATATTAAAAAAACTGACTAAGCATGTCGCTTAGCCAGTTTTTTTGAATGCGCGGCAGTTGTCCTTCAATTTCCGTCAACATCATGTTTGGTGTTTTATGTTGAAAGAAAATCGTGTAGTCTGCCAAACGATAATATTTAGGGCGTCGTTCGTGATATAACTCCCGTAAACCATCATGACCAAGTTGATTGACCAGTGGTCGGCGATCATTACGCGAAACGCGGCGCCAGTGCGCCTCATAACTCCCATTTAAGTAAAAGATGGGGATGCCACTTTGTTCCAGTAGATAGCGCGTCTGTGCGTCATCAACCACACCACCACCGGTCGCAATGACGACATCTTCTTGAACCAATTTTGCAAGTGCTTCAAATTCCATCTGCCGAAACGCAGATTGGCCTTTAATGGCAAAAATTTCGTTAATCGTCATCTGCTGTTCCCGCATGATGTATTTGTCCAAATCAATCCATTCGCTCTTGA from Latilactobacillus sakei subsp. sakei DSM 20017 = JCM 1157 harbors:
- a CDS encoding PadR family transcriptional regulator; its protein translation is MVQTISSQMLKGILQGIMLMILDKGPEYGYGLSKKMNHYGLENVPKGTIYPLLTTIEKRGLLVSKIKKSDEGPDRKYYFITAEGQIAKKEFINEWGQLQTTVLKLIEEESQI
- a CDS encoding superoxide dismutase, giving the protein MTFKLPALPYEYVALDPYIDSETMHLHHDKHHKTYVTKLNAALAKHPDLASKSLHDLLTHINDLPESLQTPIRNNAGGHANHSFFWRILTENAPLMPTGELLEKIEARFGTFKDFQAEFNNAALGVFGSGWAWLVVDHDGELQIMTTPNQDSPIMSGNRPLIGLDVWEHAYYLKYQNNRIDYIENFWKIINWPLVAELI
- a CDS encoding shikimate kinase codes for the protein MQLILIGFMGSGKTTIARKVAHHFKSEWIDLDKYIMREQQMTINEIFAIKGQSAFRQMEFEALAKLVQEDVVIATGGGVVDDAQTRYLLEQSGIPIFYLNGSYEAHWRRVSRNDRRPLVNQLGHDGLRELYHERRPKYYRLADYTIFFQHKTPNMMLTEIEGQLPRIQKNWLSDMLSQFF